A single region of the Streptomyces virginiae genome encodes:
- a CDS encoding FAD-dependent oxidoreductase: MERTTCCVVGGGPAGMVLALLLARAGVEVTVLEKHGDFLRDFRGDTVHPSTLSLLDDIGLAERFARLPQRRVSSVQLPIGPDRSLVTVGDIGALRGKYNYIAMVPQWDLLDLLADEARREPSFRLRMNTEATSFLVERGRVTGVRYRTADGDTGELRASLTVACDGRGSLARALPELGLEEFPCPMDAWWFRVPRREGDPSGLVGGIGDRLFVALIDRGDYWQCAALIPKGSDVGRRAEGLEAFMGQFTEAVPWLADRADAVTSWDEVKLLDVRLDRLRRWHRPGLLCIGDAAHAMSPVFGIGINLAVQDAVAAARHLVGPLREGTVGLRDVRRVQCRRLPTTVATQGLQRLAHAKVIGPLLAGRAAFGDPERAKRLTELLTDSRRLNRLPAYFLAYGALRERPPKESLR, from the coding sequence GTGGAACGGACCACCTGCTGTGTGGTGGGCGGCGGGCCCGCCGGGATGGTGCTGGCCCTGTTGCTGGCCCGGGCCGGGGTGGAGGTGACCGTGTTGGAGAAGCACGGCGACTTCCTGCGCGACTTCCGCGGCGACACCGTGCACCCGTCCACCCTGTCGCTGCTGGACGACATCGGCCTGGCCGAGCGCTTCGCCCGGCTGCCGCAGCGACGGGTCAGCTCGGTGCAACTGCCCATCGGGCCTGACCGGTCCCTCGTCACGGTCGGGGACATCGGGGCGCTGCGGGGGAAGTACAACTACATCGCGATGGTGCCGCAGTGGGACCTGCTGGACCTGCTCGCCGACGAAGCGCGCCGCGAGCCCTCCTTCCGTCTGCGCATGAACACCGAGGCGACGTCCTTCCTCGTCGAGCGCGGACGGGTCACGGGCGTGCGCTACCGGACCGCGGACGGCGACACCGGCGAGCTGCGGGCCTCGTTGACCGTGGCCTGCGACGGGCGCGGCTCGCTGGCCAGGGCGCTGCCCGAGCTCGGGCTGGAGGAGTTCCCGTGCCCCATGGACGCCTGGTGGTTCCGGGTGCCGCGGCGTGAGGGGGACCCCAGCGGGCTCGTCGGCGGCATCGGGGACAGGCTGTTCGTCGCCCTGATCGACCGCGGCGACTACTGGCAGTGCGCCGCGCTCATCCCCAAGGGTTCCGACGTCGGGCGCCGCGCCGAGGGCCTGGAGGCGTTCATGGGGCAGTTCACGGAGGCGGTGCCCTGGTTGGCCGACCGGGCCGATGCCGTCACATCCTGGGACGAGGTCAAACTGTTGGACGTCCGGCTCGACCGGCTGCGCCGCTGGCACCGCCCGGGGCTGCTGTGCATCGGGGACGCCGCGCATGCCATGTCGCCGGTGTTCGGCATCGGCATCAACCTCGCCGTGCAGGACGCGGTGGCGGCGGCCCGTCACTTGGTGGGCCCGTTGCGCGAGGGCACCGTGGGGCTCCGGGACGTACGCCGGGTGCAGTGCCGGCGGCTGCCCACCACCGTGGCGACGCAGGGGCTCCAGCGCCTCGCGCACGCCAAGGTCATCGGGCCGCTGCTGGCCGGCCGTGCCGCGTTCGGAGATCCCGAGCGTGCGAAGCGGCTGACCGAGCTGCTCACCGACTCGCGCCGGCTGAACCGGCTGCCCGCCTATTTCCTCGCCTACGGGGCCCTGCGCGAGCGTCCCCCGAAGGAATCGCTCCGCTGA
- a CDS encoding cytochrome P450 family protein yields the protein MSEHTGEQRPTLLPYGDPAFLADPFPLYRQLREDGPVRRVVAAGGLEAWLVTRYEDGLAALSDSRLSSDVRDASDGRLLAQLPDTESDSMLSNMLRSDPPDHTRLRRLVSKAFTARRVAQMRPRIQAVADDLLDAVVPAGRADLVADFALPLPVTVIGELLGVPVDERHDFQGWTDRMLRRGTEPPDPAVVNEAWQHMRAYLTGLVHAKRAHPGDDLLSDLVAARDAEQRLSEDELIAMVFLLLVAGYITTVNLIGTGIATLLAHPDQFELLRCDPGLLPGAIEEFLRYDGPVSPGIARFAREDVVIAGVAVPRGATVLIGSAVADRDPKRFSDPDRLDITRQDNAHLAFGHGIHYCLGAPLARLEGQIAIGTVLRRLPGLALDTGADGIRRRPGGLRGPECLPVTFAPGG from the coding sequence ATGAGTGAGCACACGGGTGAGCAGCGGCCGACCCTCCTGCCGTACGGCGACCCGGCCTTCCTGGCGGATCCGTTCCCGCTGTACCGGCAATTGCGCGAGGACGGCCCCGTGCGCCGCGTCGTCGCCGCGGGCGGCCTGGAGGCTTGGCTCGTCACCCGCTACGAGGACGGACTCGCGGCCCTGTCCGACTCCCGACTCAGCAGCGACGTACGCGATGCCTCGGACGGTCGGCTCCTGGCACAACTGCCGGACACGGAAAGCGATTCGATGCTGAGCAACATGCTCCGCAGCGACCCGCCCGACCACACCCGACTGCGCCGCCTGGTCTCCAAGGCGTTCACCGCCCGCCGCGTGGCGCAGATGCGGCCGCGGATCCAGGCCGTCGCCGACGATCTGCTGGACGCGGTCGTCCCGGCCGGCCGCGCCGACCTGGTGGCGGACTTCGCGCTTCCGCTCCCCGTCACGGTGATCGGCGAGCTGCTCGGGGTTCCGGTGGACGAGCGGCACGACTTCCAGGGCTGGACCGACCGGATGCTCAGGCGTGGTACGGAGCCGCCCGACCCCGCCGTGGTGAACGAGGCGTGGCAGCACATGCGCGCGTACCTGACCGGGCTCGTCCACGCGAAGCGGGCGCACCCCGGCGACGATCTGCTCAGCGACCTGGTCGCCGCCCGCGACGCGGAACAGCGGCTGAGCGAGGACGAGTTGATCGCGATGGTGTTCCTGCTGCTGGTGGCCGGTTACATCACCACGGTCAATCTGATCGGCACGGGGATCGCCACGCTGCTGGCCCACCCGGACCAGTTCGAGCTGCTGCGCTGCGACCCCGGCCTGCTGCCGGGTGCGATCGAGGAGTTCCTCCGCTACGACGGTCCGGTGAGCCCGGGGATCGCGCGGTTCGCGCGCGAGGACGTGGTGATCGCCGGGGTGGCCGTCCCGCGCGGGGCGACCGTGTTGATCGGCTCGGCGGTCGCCGACCGCGATCCGAAGCGGTTCTCCGACCCCGACCGCCTCGACATCACCCGGCAGGACAACGCCCACCTCGCGTTCGGGCACGGCATCCACTACTGCCTGGGGGCGCCGCTGGCCCGCTTGGAGGGTCAGATCGCCATCGGTACGGTCCTGCGCCGGCTCCCCGGGCTCGCCCTCGACACGGGCGCGGACGGGATCCGTCGGCGCCCGGGCGGGCTGCGCGGTCCCGAGTGCCTGCCGGTGACCTTCGCACCGGGCGGCTGA
- a CDS encoding M15 family metallopeptidase gives MSHRLACVALTGTLCATALSCTGTRSQPHVQVVPEPVVKTLSAHVTAVPPEKLGTTHRTGCPVPPERLRLVRMNHWGFDGKVHSGELVVHEDAVAPVLRAFGQAFAARFPIRRMRVMAEYGGSDAAAMADDNTSAFNCRQVTGDPGRLSRHSWGDAIDINPVENPYVDVRGTSHPPNGRTYLDRDRPRPGMITLDGVVTRAFREIGWYWGGRWSPPDYQHFSEEGG, from the coding sequence GTGAGCCATCGCCTCGCCTGCGTCGCCCTGACCGGGACCCTGTGCGCGACGGCGTTGTCATGCACAGGGACGAGATCCCAGCCGCACGTCCAGGTCGTGCCCGAACCGGTGGTGAAGACCCTGTCCGCGCACGTCACAGCCGTACCCCCGGAGAAGCTGGGCACCACCCACCGCACCGGATGCCCCGTGCCACCCGAGCGGCTGCGCCTCGTCCGGATGAACCACTGGGGCTTCGACGGGAAGGTGCACAGCGGCGAGCTGGTCGTCCACGAGGACGCGGTCGCCCCCGTGCTGCGGGCCTTCGGCCAGGCCTTCGCCGCCCGCTTCCCGATCCGCCGCATGCGCGTCATGGCCGAGTACGGCGGCAGCGACGCCGCAGCGATGGCCGACGACAACACCTCCGCCTTCAACTGCCGGCAGGTCACCGGAGACCCGGGGCGGCTGTCCCGCCACTCCTGGGGCGACGCCATCGACATCAACCCGGTCGAGAACCCGTACGTCGACGTCCGCGGCACCAGCCATCCCCCGAACGGCCGCACCTACCTCGACCGCGACCGCCCCCGCCCCGGAATGATCACCCTGGACGGGGTCGTCACCCGGGCCTTCCGGGAGATCGGCTGGTACTGGGGCGGCCGCTGGAGCCCCCCGGACTACCAGCACTTCTCCGAGGAGGGCGGCTGA
- a CDS encoding PP2C family protein-serine/threonine phosphatase: MPERGGRPTGPEGVWARVRAAEAAVGQIGTTLDAVTTCQELAGFLSRNVCDAAAVDLLTEDGAPHRVATAGAVGLLTAGAGASPSVRASDGGHPLSEWATVAGGVPVHVLSVPLPDGDRVHGTVTAVRARVGFGDHEAATVHFTARLAAVHLRHARELAATEDTVSHLQRALVAEPGRPHPNLEVAGRYLPAGPRALVGGDWFETIRLHYGRTLLVVGDVMGHGLDAAVDMNAYRSTLRDVASTDLAPHRVLRRLDALAAEDAARRPATCLLVRVDPARGVAMFAGAGHLPPAVFGADGSASLVDLPVGPPLGTGVGGYEAVTRAITPQETLLMFTDGLVERRGEDIDVSLARLVGVRPPVGAGVDAVVDAVVAGLDARHAEDDVAVLAARARPRPPTDPGAVASGMPRAAGEPTVGR, translated from the coding sequence TTGCCGGAACGTGGCGGGAGGCCCACCGGGCCCGAGGGGGTGTGGGCCCGTGTCCGGGCGGCCGAGGCCGCAGTGGGGCAGATCGGTACGACGCTCGACGCGGTGACGACATGCCAGGAACTGGCCGGATTCCTGTCCCGGAACGTGTGCGACGCGGCCGCCGTGGACCTCCTCACGGAGGACGGCGCTCCGCACCGTGTGGCGACGGCGGGGGCCGTGGGGCTGCTCACGGCAGGGGCCGGCGCCTCACCCTCGGTACGGGCCTCCGACGGCGGACACCCGCTCTCCGAGTGGGCGACGGTCGCCGGTGGCGTCCCCGTCCACGTCCTCTCCGTCCCGCTGCCGGACGGGGACCGGGTCCACGGAACGGTGACCGCCGTACGGGCCCGGGTCGGGTTCGGTGACCACGAGGCGGCGACGGTCCACTTCACGGCCCGGCTGGCGGCGGTGCACCTGCGCCACGCGCGGGAACTGGCCGCCACGGAGGACACCGTCTCGCACCTCCAGCGGGCGCTCGTGGCGGAGCCGGGCCGGCCGCACCCCAACCTGGAGGTGGCCGGCCGCTATCTACCGGCCGGCCCGCGGGCGCTGGTGGGCGGCGACTGGTTCGAGACGATCCGCCTCCACTACGGCCGCACCCTGCTGGTGGTCGGAGACGTGATGGGCCACGGGCTCGACGCGGCCGTGGACATGAACGCCTACCGCTCCACCCTGCGTGACGTGGCCTCCACGGACCTCGCCCCGCACCGGGTCCTGCGCCGCCTCGACGCCCTGGCCGCCGAGGACGCGGCCCGCAGACCCGCCACCTGCCTGCTCGTACGCGTCGACCCCGCACGCGGCGTCGCGATGTTCGCGGGCGCCGGCCATCTGCCGCCGGCGGTCTTCGGGGCCGACGGATCGGCCTCGCTGGTCGACCTCCCGGTCGGCCCGCCGCTGGGCACCGGCGTCGGCGGCTACGAGGCCGTCACACGCGCGATCACCCCACAGGAGACCCTGCTGATGTTCACCGACGGGCTGGTGGAACGGCGCGGCGAGGACATCGACGTCTCCCTGGCCCGGCTGGTCGGAGTGCGACCCCCCGTCGGCGCCGGGGTGGACGCGGTGGTGGACGCCGTAGTGGCGGGCCTCGACGCCCGGCACGCCGAGGACGACGTCGCCGTACTCGCCGCCCGGGCCCGCCCCCGCCCGCCCACGGACCCCGGGGCCGTGGCCTCCGGCATGCCCCGAGCGGCGGGCGAACCTACGGTGGGACGGTGA
- the hemC gene encoding hydroxymethylbilane synthase — protein sequence MPADLIRIVSRDSPMALAQVERVRAELAALHPGIRTTVLPVKTTGDKWMGDLSQVEGKGAFTKEVDAAILAGEADLAVHCVKDVPADRPLPAGTVFAAFLERDDIRDALIHPDGLTLDRLPPGTRVGTSSVRRIAQLAAAYPHVECVPMRGNANRRLEKLAAGEADALLLAVAGLHRIGRADVITQIVPVDTLMPPIGAGVLALQCREDDSRLIDTVSALGHPDTHRETVAERMLLHVLQGHCNSPIAGYARAERGRDLSLRACVFSPDGKVVLNAHEWAGRLDPATLGTSVAVALLRQGARELIDSIPH from the coding sequence ATGCCCGCTGATCTGATCCGTATCGTCTCCCGCGATTCGCCGATGGCCCTGGCCCAGGTGGAGCGCGTCCGCGCCGAGCTCGCCGCACTCCACCCGGGGATCAGGACCACCGTCCTGCCGGTGAAGACCACCGGCGACAAGTGGATGGGGGACCTCTCACAGGTCGAGGGCAAGGGCGCCTTCACCAAGGAGGTCGACGCAGCGATCCTCGCGGGTGAGGCCGATCTCGCCGTGCACTGCGTCAAGGACGTCCCGGCCGACCGCCCGCTGCCCGCCGGGACCGTCTTCGCGGCGTTCCTGGAACGCGACGACATCCGTGACGCCCTGATCCACCCGGACGGGCTCACCCTCGACCGGCTCCCGCCCGGCACCCGCGTCGGGACCTCCTCCGTGCGCCGGATCGCCCAGCTCGCCGCCGCGTACCCACACGTGGAATGCGTACCGATGCGCGGGAACGCCAACCGGCGCCTGGAGAAACTCGCCGCCGGTGAGGCGGACGCGCTCCTCCTGGCCGTCGCCGGCCTCCACCGCATCGGCCGCGCGGACGTCATCACGCAGATCGTCCCGGTGGACACCCTCATGCCGCCGATCGGCGCCGGCGTCCTCGCGCTCCAGTGCCGGGAGGACGACAGCAGGCTCATCGACACCGTCAGCGCCCTCGGCCACCCGGACACGCACCGCGAGACGGTCGCCGAGCGGATGCTCCTGCACGTCCTGCAGGGCCACTGCAACAGCCCGATCGCCGGCTACGCGCGGGCGGAACGCGGAAGGGATCTCTCCCTCCGCGCCTGTGTGTTCTCACCGGACGGCAAGGTGGTCCTGAACGCGCACGAGTGGGCGGGCCGCCTCGACCCGGCCACCCTCGGCACATCTGTGGCCGTCGCGCTCCTCCGCCAGGGTGCCCGAGAGTTGATCGACAGCATTCCGCACTGA